Proteins encoded within one genomic window of Acinetobacter sp. YWS30-1:
- a CDS encoding YagK/YfjJ domain-containing protein — protein MTSQIPNQPLSESQILLDIEKFTQEIISSGLYCEQLMYFKYLLEQFDLIYDIDLFYCDYLQAFIKLKLILDGMRYSPFPPIGSDYQIAGNYDFVLSLTPEQLQELLQQAQLCKSSIYTDIQQFQLQEVDNAKSLAEYLTKLFKHYSRILVVRVDLKYTKEAQTDINIKQFYQHFEKMRNRISNQDTCFENLHGYAWAMEQGTENGGYHVHLLLIYSADKHRRGSYLAQQVGEKWIELTNQQGTYYNLHNKAYINQLIMQGNEIGIGTLSREVEGDLEKLLKVGLYLTKETKESQRLRVKTTKGMQTFGHGQFEIDSRRGIKKG, from the coding sequence ATGACATCTCAAATACCAAATCAACCACTTTCAGAAAGCCAAATTCTATTGGATATTGAAAAATTCACACAAGAAATTATTAGTTCTGGACTTTATTGCGAACAATTGATGTACTTCAAATACCTCTTGGAGCAATTTGATCTTATCTATGATATAGATTTGTTTTACTGCGATTACCTACAAGCATTCATCAAGCTGAAATTAATACTAGATGGGATGCGCTATAGTCCTTTTCCCCCTATAGGATCAGATTATCAAATAGCGGGTAACTATGACTTTGTACTTTCACTGACACCTGAACAATTACAGGAACTACTGCAACAGGCTCAGCTTTGTAAGAGCAGTATCTATACAGATATTCAGCAGTTTCAGTTACAGGAAGTTGATAATGCAAAAAGTCTTGCAGAATATCTCACGAAACTTTTTAAGCATTATTCGCGGATACTAGTGGTACGGGTGGACTTGAAGTATACAAAAGAAGCTCAGACAGACATCAATATTAAACAGTTTTATCAGCATTTTGAGAAGATGCGAAATCGCATATCAAATCAAGATACCTGTTTTGAAAATCTACATGGTTATGCTTGGGCAATGGAGCAAGGCACAGAAAATGGCGGTTATCACGTACATTTGCTATTGATCTATAGTGCGGATAAACATCGTAGAGGTTCATATCTGGCACAGCAAGTTGGTGAGAAGTGGATTGAGCTGACTAACCAACAAGGGACTTATTACAATCTGCATAATAAAGCGTATATCAATCAATTGATAATGCAGGGTAATGAGATAGGCATCGGCACACTGTCACGGGAGGTAGAAGGCGATTTGGAGAAATTACTCAAAGTTGGCTTGTATCTCACAAAGGAAACTAAAGAAAGCCAGAGGTTGAGGGTAAAGACTACTAAGGGTATGCAAACTTTTGGTCATGGACAATTTGAAATAGACAGCAGACGAGGGATCAAAAAAGGCTAA